A portion of the Thermus thermamylovorans genome contains these proteins:
- a CDS encoding BMP family lipoprotein, whose product MKQKAVLLLLLGALALLLTACPRRAAEEAPAPAEAPGAEVRVGIAFDAGGKFDRSFNQSAWEGAERAARELGVQIFDFEPADPAQVGQGIRTFAEEGFDLVIGVGFANEPAIAATAREFPNVNFAVIDAVPGEGELPNALGIVFREHEGSFLVGYIAGKLTRTGVVGFIGGMDIPLIHKFEAGFRAGAEYAFREDGIEGRVLVGYVGNTPAAWNDPARAKEIAASQARQGADIIYAAAGGSGLGLIDFVKEQMCLREGGAVRFVRESPFFFLNPYPEYEARCGGDTTPMFFIGVDANQNYLGDTDNDPFTLNHGLTSMVKRVDVAVFEAIQAVVEGTFRGGVRELGLAEEGVGYALDEYNMSLIPWDLQDRLEDLKQAIINGEIQVPETR is encoded by the coding sequence GTGAAGCAGAAAGCCGTGCTGTTGCTGCTCCTAGGAGCCCTGGCCCTCCTCCTCACCGCCTGCCCCAGGCGGGCGGCGGAGGAGGCCCCGGCTCCCGCGGAGGCCCCTGGCGCGGAGGTACGGGTAGGGATCGCTTTTGACGCCGGCGGCAAGTTCGACCGTTCCTTCAACCAGTCCGCCTGGGAGGGGGCGGAGCGGGCCGCCCGGGAGCTTGGGGTGCAGATCTTCGACTTCGAGCCCGCCGACCCCGCCCAGGTGGGCCAGGGGATCCGCACCTTCGCGGAGGAGGGCTTCGACCTGGTGATCGGGGTGGGCTTCGCCAACGAGCCCGCCATCGCCGCCACGGCCCGGGAGTTCCCCAACGTGAACTTCGCGGTCATCGACGCCGTCCCCGGGGAGGGTGAGCTGCCCAACGCCCTGGGCATCGTCTTCCGCGAGCACGAGGGGAGCTTCCTGGTGGGCTACATCGCCGGCAAGCTCACCCGCACCGGGGTGGTGGGCTTCATCGGCGGCATGGACATCCCCCTGATCCACAAGTTCGAGGCCGGCTTCCGCGCCGGGGCAGAGTACGCCTTCCGGGAGGACGGCATAGAGGGCCGCGTCCTGGTGGGCTACGTGGGCAACACCCCCGCGGCCTGGAACGACCCCGCCCGGGCCAAGGAGATCGCCGCCAGCCAGGCCCGGCAGGGGGCGGACATCATCTACGCCGCTGCGGGCGGCTCGGGGCTTGGCCTGATCGACTTCGTCAAGGAGCAGATGTGCCTCAGGGAGGGCGGGGCGGTGCGCTTCGTACGGGAGAGCCCCTTCTTCTTCCTCAACCCCTACCCCGAGTACGAGGCCCGCTGCGGCGGGGACACCACCCCCATGTTCTTCATCGGGGTGGACGCCAACCAGAACTACCTGGGGGACACGGACAACGACCCCTTCACCCTCAACCACGGCCTCACCTCCATGGTGAAGCGGGTGGACGTGGCCGTCTTCGAGGCCATCCAGGCCGTGGTGGAGGGCACCTTCCGGGGCGGGGTGCGGGAGCTGGGCCTGGCCGAGGAGGGGGTAGGCTACGCCCTGGACGAGTACAACATGAGCCTCATCCCCTGGGACCTCCAGGACCGGCTGGAGGACCTGAAGCAGGCCATCATCAACGGCGAGATCCAGGTGCCGGAGACCCGCTAA
- the ligA gene encoding NAD-dependent DNA ligase LigA translates to MTLEEARRRANELRDLIRYHNYRYYVLDAPEISDAEYDRLLRELEELEERFPELKSPDSPTAQVGARPLGQPLGYLGQPLGYLEATFRPLRHPTRMYSLDNAFTLEEVRAFEERLERALGRKGPFAYAVEHKVDGLSVNLYYEEGILVWGATRGDGETGEEVTQNLLTIPTIPRRLKGVPERLEVRGEVYMPLEAFLRLNEELEEKGEKVFKNPRNAAAGSLRQKDPRITAGRGLRATFYALGLGLEESGLRTQLDLLHWLKEKGFPVEHGFARAYGAEGVEGVYQSWLRERRSLSFEADGVVVKLDELSLWRELGYTARAPRFAIAYKFPAEEKETQLLDVVFQVGRTGRVTPVGLLRPVFIEGSEVARVTLHNESYLEELDVRVGDWVLVHKAGGVIPEVLRVLKERRTGEEKPILWPEACPECGHRLVKEGKVHRCPNPLCPAKRFEALRHYASRKAMDIGGLGEKLIEKLLERGLVKDVADLYRLKEEDLLGLERMGEKSAQNLLRQIEESKGRGLERLLYALGLPGVGEVLARNLAARFRTMDRLLEASLEELLEVEEVGELTAKGILETLRNPAFRDLVRRLKEAGVEMEAKERGGEALKGLTFVLTGELSRPREEVKALLRRLGAKVTDAVSRKTGYLVVGEAPGSKLEKARALGVPTLTEEELYRLIAERTGKRPEFPSAS, encoded by the coding sequence ATGACCCTGGAGGAGGCCAGAAGGCGCGCCAACGAGCTAAGGGACCTCATCCGCTACCACAACTACCGCTACTACGTCCTGGACGCCCCGGAGATCTCCGATGCCGAGTACGATCGACTGCTTCGCGAGCTTGAGGAGCTGGAGGAGCGTTTTCCCGAGCTCAAAAGCCCCGACTCCCCCACGGCGCAGGTGGGGGCCAGGCCCCTGGGTCAGCCGTTAGGCTATCTTGGTCAGCCGCTAGGCTACCTTGAGGCCACCTTCCGCCCCCTCCGCCACCCCACCCGCATGTACTCTCTGGACAACGCCTTCACCCTGGAGGAGGTCAGGGCCTTTGAGGAGCGCCTCGAGCGGGCCCTGGGGCGGAAGGGCCCCTTCGCCTACGCGGTGGAGCACAAGGTGGACGGGCTCTCCGTGAACCTCTACTACGAGGAGGGGATCCTGGTCTGGGGGGCCACCCGGGGGGACGGGGAGACGGGGGAGGAGGTCACCCAGAACCTCCTCACCATCCCCACCATCCCCCGAAGGCTTAAGGGGGTGCCGGAGCGCCTCGAGGTCCGGGGGGAGGTCTACATGCCCCTCGAGGCCTTCCTCCGCCTCAACGAGGAGCTGGAGGAAAAGGGGGAGAAGGTCTTCAAGAACCCCCGGAACGCCGCCGCCGGGAGCCTGCGGCAAAAGGACCCCCGGATCACCGCGGGAAGGGGGCTCAGGGCCACCTTCTACGCCCTGGGGCTGGGCCTGGAGGAGTCGGGCCTGAGGACCCAGCTGGACCTCCTCCACTGGCTCAAGGAGAAGGGCTTCCCCGTAGAGCACGGCTTCGCCCGGGCCTACGGGGCGGAGGGAGTGGAGGGGGTGTACCAGTCCTGGCTGAGGGAGCGGCGGAGCCTTTCCTTCGAGGCGGATGGGGTGGTGGTGAAGCTGGATGAGCTTTCCCTTTGGCGGGAGCTGGGCTACACCGCCCGGGCCCCCCGCTTCGCCATCGCCTACAAGTTCCCCGCGGAGGAAAAGGAAACCCAGCTTTTGGACGTGGTCTTCCAGGTGGGGCGCACGGGCCGGGTAACCCCGGTGGGCCTCCTGAGGCCCGTTTTCATTGAGGGAAGCGAGGTGGCCCGGGTCACCCTCCACAACGAGAGCTACCTCGAGGAGCTGGACGTGCGCGTGGGGGACTGGGTCTTGGTGCACAAGGCCGGGGGGGTGATCCCCGAGGTCCTGAGGGTGCTCAAAGAGCGGCGCACCGGCGAGGAGAAGCCCATCCTCTGGCCCGAAGCCTGCCCCGAGTGCGGCCACCGCCTGGTCAAGGAGGGCAAGGTGCACCGCTGCCCCAACCCCTTGTGCCCCGCCAAGCGCTTCGAGGCCCTCCGCCACTACGCCTCCCGCAAGGCCATGGACATCGGGGGCCTGGGGGAGAAGCTCATCGAAAAGCTCCTGGAAAGGGGCTTGGTGAAGGATGTGGCCGACCTCTACCGCCTCAAGGAGGAGGACCTTTTGGGCCTGGAGCGCATGGGGGAAAAGAGCGCCCAAAACCTCCTCCGCCAGATCGAGGAGAGCAAGGGGCGGGGCCTGGAGCGCCTCCTCTACGCCCTGGGGCTTCCCGGGGTGGGGGAGGTCCTGGCCCGCAACCTGGCGGCGCGCTTCCGCACCATGGACCGCCTCCTGGAGGCCTCCTTGGAGGAGCTTCTGGAGGTGGAGGAGGTGGGGGAGCTCACCGCTAAGGGCATCCTGGAGACCCTCCGCAACCCGGCTTTCCGCGACCTGGTGCGCCGCCTGAAGGAAGCGGGGGTGGAGATGGAGGCCAAGGAGCGGGGCGGGGAGGCCCTCAAGGGTCTCACCTTCGTCCTCACCGGGGAGCTTTCCCGGCCCCGGGAGGAGGTGAAGGCCCTCCTCCGGCGCCTGGGGGCCAAGGTGACGGACGCCGTGAGCCGCAAGACGGGCTACCTGGTGGTGGGGGAGGCCCCGGGGAGCAAGCTGGAGAAGGCCCGGGCCCTGGGGGTGCCCACCCTCACGGAGGAGGAGCTTTACCGGCTCATCGCCGAACGCACGGGGAAGCGGCCGGAGTTCCCCTCAGCCTCCTAG